The DNA region ACGGCCCCCGCTAGGGGTTGGGCACACTGGCTGGGCGGATTTGGCAGCGGTCGGCAAGAAGAATCAAGTCCAGCAATGCCTGGTTGGGTCTAAATGGACCCAGACAAAGAATCCATCACCCATGCGGCGATCGATCGCGCAACCAACTCCTTTCCGAAGCGATTGAAGTGGCAGCACGGATCCTGATAGACGTCTACGGCTACGTCCCGGAAAATTTGCGTGGCGTCGTAGAAAAGCACACCCGACTCGACGATCTGGCGAGATGCCTCGAACAAGTACGGATATCCCCGGGTGGCGATCGGCGCGTAGGGATGGTTCATGTCGAAGGCAATTTTCTTTTCGGAATCCGTCAGCAGCTTGCTTCCGGCGACGTACTGATTCGGTTGAAGCACGTGGAAGTAGGTCGAGCCGACTCCTTCGAGCACGTGGTGCATCAAGATCGATGATCTCGCCCACACGTTCGCGGCCTCGGCATAGACCTGGGCGATGTCGTCGTATTTCTCATACGGACCCTGTGCCTCGAAGGGAAGATCGGTCCTCTCGGCGAGCAGCTCCCGCTGAATGCTTCCAATACGCGCGGCGGCGCGCCGCAGCTCGCGACTGCGATAGAGGCCGAACACGGCGCTGCGAGCCGCTACCGACGACTGGGCGTCTTGGATCTGCTCGAGTTGACCCTGCCTCAGAAAGGAAATCTCGCCGGCGCCCAGGACGGTACGTTGACTGGGTCTTCGATTTACGAACGAATTCCAGGACCTCGGATAGAATGGGTAAACCTCTCGCTCGTAGTTGTCTGTGATCGGCAGCACGATGTCGTTGAATCCGTCGATGTTCACCACCGCGTCGAACTCGGCTCCCAGGGCGAGAAAAAAAATCACCGAGGCCAGCTGTTGGGGTTGCTTGAAACCATCAACCGGAAGGCTTACGATGATCGGCTCGAGTTCGAGTCCGCGTGCTTCGAACTCGAGGCGAAACGCTTCGCCGAGCGCCGTCCGCACCTGGTTGGCCACCGATCCCCCCGTGACGGCGACGATGAACTTCCCCTTGGCGCGTTGTTGCAGCGGATGTGTCCTGCCGCTGATCCCCATGGTTTCGGGGCGATCCATCACATACCCGAGATAGGGATGGAGAATGCGACGCTGAGCGATCTCGGCGAACTCGGCAACCTCAACCTCAGGACCGTCCGGCGTGCCGTTTTGCACCGTGTGCCGCGGGAGATCGCTGAGCGAATAGAAATTACCGTAGCGGGCAAAGTAGAAGAGGTGGGCGAGGGTCTCGATCGAGATCAAGACGATCAAGGCGAGGACTAGCGCGAATGACCATTGTTTGCGGAAGCTTCTCATTGCGCCCCAACCGTCTGCGAAACACGGTCGCTCCGCCGGGGCCAGTCTAGCTTGTTTGTTAGCGCGTCAAATTCAGCGGATCCGTCTCGCGTGAGGAACAGACCGCCATGGCAGCTACGCTCGGTCGGAGCCGCTACTATTTCGGCCGCACGGAGCCGAGCTCCGGCGTTTTCCATTCACGTTGAATACTAAGGAGACAGGACGATGGCAGGAACCTCTTTCAACAAGCCGGCACACATGGCCGCCTTCGCGGACGTTGACGATCAGTGGGGTCCGTTGGCGAAGCTCGCCGGCTAGTGGGCCAGCGACAAGGGGCGCGACTTTTCTTATTCCTACTCGGAAAAGCAGGACATCGAAAACCTCTACCGAGAAGAAATCACGTTTGACCCCTTCGGTCCGGTGGACAACGGCCCGCAACGGCTATTCGGGCTGGACTATCGCATGAAGGCCTGGCGCATCGGCGCCGATGATTTTTTCCACATGGAAGTGGGATACTGGTTGTGGGAGCCTGCTACCGGCCAGATCTCGCGCAACTTCATGATTCCGCGGTCGACGACCATCAGCGCCGTGGGAAACGCTGCGGCCGATGCCACGAGCTTCACCCTGAGCGCCAAGCAGGGATCGTCGACCAACGGCATCCTGTCGAACGAGTATCTCTTCAAGGGAGCGGCCAAGACCGTCTCGTATGAACTCGAAGTCGACCTTTCGGGCGGCAACTACGCCTACAAGGAAGACTCGGTTCTCGCGATGTCGGCTCACGACGGCGCCGAGATGCACCACACGGACGAGAACACGCTCTCGAAGATCTAGACCGAACGAATCGAACGACGGTTCGATTGAATTTACACAGGGGAGCATCGGCCCGATTCGGGTCGATGCTCCCGACGTTTCACCTGTTGATCCCGGCTGATTTCGGAGTAGACGTGCGGCACGGGCGCAACGCGCCATAATGACGGACCCTGAACCCGTCGAACCGAGCCGAGGAGCCCCACCGTTGCAAGCGTCTCGTTACGAAGCCCCCCAGAACGTCGAAGCAGCCGTCGCGCTGCTCAGAGCCCAGGGCGAAGCGCGTGTGCTCGCCGGGGGCACAGACCTCATTGTGCAAATGCGCCTCGGTGCCCCCAGGCCCGGCGTCTTTGTCGACATCAAGCGCATTCCCCGCTTGAACGCGGTTCTGCTCGACTCGAAGGGACTCAAGCTCGGAGCGGCCGTTCCGGCGGTAGATGTCTTCGGCAACGATTCGATCCGCAGCCTCTGGCCCGGACTTGCCGAAGCCACCGACCTGATCGGATCGAGCCAGATCCAGGGTCGCGCGACCTGGGCTGGCAACCTCTGCAACGCCTCGCCTGCCGCCGACGCGGTCCCGGCGCTGGTCGTGTGCAACGCGAAGGCGATCATCGCCGGACCCGACGGAGAGCGATCCGTCGCCGTTGAAGATTTCACCACCGGGCCGGGACAGAACGTGCTCGAGCGCGGGGAGTTCGTGGTCGAATTTAAAGTGCCGGCACCCGAGCCGAAGACCGCCGATGCTTATCTGCGCCTGATCCCGCGCAGCGAGATGGACATCGCCGTCGTGGGTGCCGCTGTCTCCATCAGTCTCGACCGCGACGGTGTAGTTTCCGCAGCTCGCGTCTCCCTCGCCGCGGTGGCGCCAAAGGTTCTGCTCGTCCCGGCTGCGGCCGAGGCGCTCGTCGGATCGCGACTCGACGACAGTGCGCTGGCTCGCGCGGCTGCGGCGGCGAGCGACGCCGCAAATCCGATCAACGATCGCCGGGGCACGATCGAGTACCGAAAGAAGATCTCGGGGGTGCTCACAAAACGCGCCGCCAAAATCGCCTACGAACGCGCCCGGGCGCGTTAGTCCTTTTGACGAAAGCAATCCAGCATAGAGAGTGAGAACAAGCAGCGTGGCAAAGATTCAGATTCAAACGACAGTCAATGGCGAGCCCGTCGAGTTCTTGTGTGAAGGGCAGCAGAGCCTGCTCTCCACCCTGCGCGACGATCTCGGCCTGACGGGCACGAAGGAAGGTTGCTCGACCGGCGATTGTGGCGCCTGCTCGATCATGCTCGAAGGACGGCTGGTACCCGCGTGCCTGGTGCTGTCCGCGGAAGCCGAGGGACGCGAGATCGCGACGATCGAGGGCGTCGCCGACGGATCCTCGCTGCACCCCATCCAACAAAAATTTCTCGAACACGCCGCACTGCAGTGTGGCATCTGCACACCCGGCTTCATCATCGCGACCCAGGCGTTGCTCGAGCGCAATCCGAATCCCAGTGAGGAAGAGGCCCGCTACTACCTCGCCGGCAACCTCTGCCGCTGCACGGGTTACGACAAAATCATTCGCGCAGTCCTCGACGTTGCGGCGGAGCTTCGGGGAGAAGGCGCGTGAGCGAACCCAACGAGCGTAAATTCAAGCAAGTGGGCACGCGACCGATTCGTCACGACGGAGTCGATAAAGTGACGGGGCGCGCCGCCTTCGGCGCGGATCTGAGCCTGCCGGGAATGATCCACGGCGCAATTCACCGCAGCCCTCACGCCCACGCGCGCATCATCTCGATCGATACCAGCAAGGCAGAAGCGCTTCCGGGTGTAAAGGCCGTCGCCACTGCGGCGGACCTGCCCAATATTCCCTGCGAATGGATGGGCGAGCTCTCGGGCGGAATCGACTTTGGAGAGATCTCGCGCAACGTGCTGGCGCGGGAAAAGGTGCTCTATCACGGTCACGCCGTTGCCGCCGTTGCTGCGACAACCCTCGAGCAGGCCCAGCAGGCCTGCAAGCTGATCGTCGTAGATTACGAACAGCTCGAACCGGTCATGAGTCTCGAACGGGCCCTCGCGCAAGACGCTCCCATTTTGCACGAGGACCAGGCGCCCATCGGCGCGAAGCCCCTGCCCGAAGGACCGACGAACGTGGCGCGGCGCATCGTGATCAGCGGCGGCGATCTCGAGGCGGGCTTCGCCGAAGCGGACATCGTGCTCGAACGAGAATTCAAAACCCCCATGGTCCATCAGGGCTATATCGAACCCCACGCCTGCCTGGTCAACACCCGTCAGGATGGCAAGAGCGATATCTGGTGCAGCACCCAGGGCCAGTTCATGGTGAAGAGTTCGACGGCGATGGTGATGGGCTGCGATCCGAACGATCTCAAGGTCACTCCGAGTGAGATCGGTGGCGGCTTCGGGGGCAAGACCACCATCTATCACGAACCGATCGGAATCGTGCTCTCTCGCAAGTCCGGGCACCCGGTCAAGCTCGTGATGAATCGCGAAGAGGTTTTCCGCAGCACGGGCCCGGCGTCCGGCGCCAGGATCAAGATGCGTATCGGCGCCAAGGCCGACGGCACCCTCGTCGCCGGCGATACCCAGTTGACCTTCGAGGCGGGCGCCTTCCGAGGCTCGCCGGTCGGTGCCGCCTGCATGTGCGTCTTCACGCCCTACAAGATTCCGAACTTCAACATCGAGGGGCTCGACGTCGTGCTGAACAAGCCGAGAGTCGCGGCCTATCGTGCCCCCGGCGCTCCAATTGCAGCCTTCGCGCTCGAACAGTTAATGGACGAGCTGGCCTGTGAGCTCGGACGCGACCCCATCGAGTTGCGACTTCAGAACGCAGTGCAACAAGGAGACCGGGCGCCCTACGGTCCGATTTTCAAGAGGATCGGCTTCCGCGAGACCCTGGAAGCGGCTCGACAACATCCCCACTACAAAGCACCCCTGGGCGAGAACCAGGGACGCGGGATCGCCAGCGGTTTCTGGTTCAACGCCGGCATGCAGTCGAGTGCCACGGTGAGCGTAAACGACGACGGCTCGGCGGTGGTGCGCACGGGCAACCCGGATATCGGTGGATCGCGGGTTTCCATGGCAATCATGTGCGCCGAGGAACTGGGCATCCCCGCCGAGCGCGTGCGCCCGATGGTGGGGGACACGGACAGCGTCGGCTATTGCGATCTCACGGGGGGCAGCCGAGTCACCTTTGCCACCGGCATGGCGGTGATCGAAGCCTCCAAGCATGTGGTGGACGAGCTGCGCGCCCGGGCCGCAACCATCTGGGGCGTCGAACTGGATGCCGTCGAATGGCGCGACGGCTCGGCGGTCGGAGTGAATGGCGCTTCGGACAAAGAGCCCCTCGGGCTCGGCGAGATCGCCCGGCAAATGCGCATGACCGGCGGGCCCATCGTCGCGAGTGCTTCGGTGAATCCTCCGGCCGCGGGCCCGGCCTTCGCCACA from Myxococcales bacterium includes:
- a CDS encoding FABP family protein, with amino-acid sequence MENLYREEITFDPFGPVDNGPQRLFGLDYRMKAWRIGADDFFHMEVGYWLWEPATGQISRNFMIPRSTTISAVGNAAADATSFTLSAKQGSSTNGILSNEYLFKGAAKTVSYELEVDLSGGNYAYKEDSVLAMSAHDGAEMHHTDENTLSKI
- a CDS encoding xanthine dehydrogenase family protein subunit M; this translates as MTDPEPVEPSRGAPPLQASRYEAPQNVEAAVALLRAQGEARVLAGGTDLIVQMRLGAPRPGVFVDIKRIPRLNAVLLDSKGLKLGAAVPAVDVFGNDSIRSLWPGLAEATDLIGSSQIQGRATWAGNLCNASPAADAVPALVVCNAKAIIAGPDGERSVAVEDFTTGPGQNVLERGEFVVEFKVPAPEPKTADAYLRLIPRSEMDIAVVGAAVSISLDRDGVVSAARVSLAAVAPKVLLVPAAAEALVGSRLDDSALARAAAAASDAANPINDRRGTIEYRKKISGVLTKRAAKIAYERARAR
- a CDS encoding xanthine dehydrogenase family protein molybdopterin-binding subunit, translating into MSEPNERKFKQVGTRPIRHDGVDKVTGRAAFGADLSLPGMIHGAIHRSPHAHARIISIDTSKAEALPGVKAVATAADLPNIPCEWMGELSGGIDFGEISRNVLAREKVLYHGHAVAAVAATTLEQAQQACKLIVVDYEQLEPVMSLERALAQDAPILHEDQAPIGAKPLPEGPTNVARRIVISGGDLEAGFAEADIVLEREFKTPMVHQGYIEPHACLVNTRQDGKSDIWCSTQGQFMVKSSTAMVMGCDPNDLKVTPSEIGGGFGGKTTIYHEPIGIVLSRKSGHPVKLVMNREEVFRSTGPASGARIKMRIGAKADGTLVAGDTQLTFEAGAFRGSPVGAACMCVFTPYKIPNFNIEGLDVVLNKPRVAAYRAPGAPIAAFALEQLMDELACELGRDPIELRLQNAVQQGDRAPYGPIFKRIGFRETLEAARQHPHYKAPLGENQGRGIASGFWFNAGMQSSATVSVNDDGSAVVRTGNPDIGGSRVSMAIMCAEELGIPAERVRPMVGDTDSVGYCDLTGGSRVTFATGMAVIEASKHVVDELRARAATIWGVELDAVEWRDGSAVGVNGASDKEPLGLGEIARQMRMTGGPIVASASVNPPAAGPAFATHICDVEVDPETGRTKVLRYTAIQDAGKAIHPSYVEGQFQGGAAQGIGWALNEEYLWDAEGKMENPGFLDYRMPVASDLPMIDPVIVEVPNPIHPYGVRGVGEAPIVPPLAAVANAVHAATGIRFESLPMTPPRVLAAIEHKIERKKG
- a CDS encoding (2Fe-2S)-binding protein, with protein sequence MAKIQIQTTVNGEPVEFLCEGQQSLLSTLRDDLGLTGTKEGCSTGDCGACSIMLEGRLVPACLVLSAEAEGREIATIEGVADGSSLHPIQQKFLEHAALQCGICTPGFIIATQALLERNPNPSEEEARYYLAGNLCRCTGYDKIIRAVLDVAAELRGEGA